DNA from Coffea eugenioides isolate CCC68of unplaced genomic scaffold, Ceug_1.0 ScVebR1_3246;HRSCAF=4425, whole genome shotgun sequence:
AAATAGCATACGAATGAgtatttgtctttaattaaggagtaaaaaggatttcaagtataaataacaaactataaacaatttatgaagtagatagtgagaatgttttaaattttaaatttgattggtgataatgttggttttaacccactactttttatgtattaaaataaatacaaaaatctagaaaaaaaagaatgagaagtttagaagccattgagagggtctctgctaaaaaccctttctgcaatacatatagatatagattgcTTCACTTGGTTCATTAAACTTGAGCTGCTCATAATAGTGAACACGTCATTCCCTCATAATCTCCTGTCCTAAAATGATTCTAAACACTTGATTATCTCTTTAATTTAAAAAGTCTCTTTTTATTTCCTCTTTTAATTAATTGCATTTCGAAGCCTAATTATCGCCTGTAGGTGATTTTAAGTACATGAgataaaaatttttgaatttgaatcCAGCTAACAATGTGCTTCCAGATACTTGAAAGGaggaacaaaaggaaaaaagatacAGCTGAAGACCATCCAAGAAAGATGAGTTTTTGAATTATTAATCCCAAAATAGGAGCAGTAGCACAATACAAATACCAAAACTTGAGAAGCCTATCATAATAAATATCATCACATCAAAAGCATAGCAGTCTTTAATGATTTTTGGTGCAATCAGTTGGCAAGAAGGAGACCGTCCCGTTAACAAGATCATATccaataagaaaatttatctgcAACTGGTTTCCCAAAATTGGAGTATCATCACTTGGAACTATAGTCAAACAAACCACCCCATCAGAGACTTCGGCAAATGTATTGTTTGGAGGTAATATTAGGTCAGCATCAAGAAAGACAGCAACAATTTTGGGAATTTGGAGGTTGTTATCCTTATTATAGCAAACTCTCAAGTCGGCACCAGTAGGATCAGGAACCCGTGTACCCTTTGTTAAATCAATTATTTCTGATTCAAAAGGTTGGTACATTTGCCTTGGGACAAACGTTAGTGTTGTTCCAGAATCAAGTACGACATTACCCTCATCATCAGGGGAAGAATTATCCAACTTGGTGAAATGGTATGGAATCGTTGTATTTCCAACACTGAAGCCAACTAAATCGAGATAGTAGTATGTATCTCCAGCTTTCTTGTACAGCGTAGTTGAAACTACTCCAGGGCCTGAAACAACAGCGTTTGTTCCGAAATGGATCTTACTTGAAAAGTTTGAGTTTCTAGGAACCAAACAATAGGAAAATTTACCAGCAATTGATGCATTCAATTGCCTTATAATTGACAATGCTCCACGTGATAGTCCAACTATCCCAGAGGAAGTTTCCTCGAAGGTGCCACCATTTTGGTGCCCGCAACCAAAAGCAACATTTGCGATTGATATATTTCCGCCAGAACTTGATTCAAACGTAAAAGTGTCTGTAGCAAGATCCCCATCACTAAAAGATTTATCTCCATATGCAACTCCATACCCACATATATTTCCAGGATAACAAACTGTAATTCCAGGATCCAAACGACACAACGGAGCGTGGCATGATAATACTTGTTCATAAGTCGTTGATTTACTAGGATCAAAAAGAGGGGCATCTTGCTTAAAACATTGAATGCAGGGCCGGCATTGTGTCCACGTAAGATCGCTACCTGTGTCAGCAATGGCAAGGACATCAACAGCTGGGGTTCCGATAGATACTTTAATAAGGTAGTCCCCAGTGACGGATGTGATGTTGGATTGGATTGAATCAGAAGAAAAATGTGACAGAAGCTTGGAACGAGAGTGGGAGATTCTTTTGTTGAAATACTGGGCTCGAGCAAAGGAACGATGAAAAGCGTCATGAAGCCTTTCAAAGTTGGAGTCGGAGGGATTATACAAGGGGGATTTTGGAGAGTCACGATGTATGAGATGAGTAGAAAAACCACTAGTTTGTCCTTCAGTGAAGGGATAAAGAATTAAATTGATGAAGACTAAAAGGGATAACTTAGAATACGAAGAAAAAGGTACCGGACAATTTCTGGCCATGGCTGAGAAATTTTGAGAGTGATAGATAGCTAGAGGTATCTAATATATCAGGTACATATGAATTATGTTAAAAAATGTCATCTTATATAGTCCATAATGCACTAGCAATGGCCAGCATTACATATAAATGCATATATTCATTTTCCTCAAGTGACTCCTGTTTCATATATCACTATGAATGTTAATCTAGTCACGTCCTTACTCAAGCCAGAAACTGTATCCAAATATTTTATACCGTTAATACATTCAATAATTTACTACTTACCAttatttttgttcattcatCTTATCTGCCCTTTTTGATTGATTCAAACCAAGTCCCAGAGAATTTGAGACTGCAAAAGAATCTGCATTCAAGcctgcccttttttttttatttacaatCTTATTTTGGACAACAAtgcttttttgttttccatttcgagtatataaatatatatatatatatatatatatatacacacacacacataaggAATTCCGGTTCATTGTTTCACCGTAttacaaaattttaattttggataatCAATTGTTATAATGTTCTCGTTTGTTTATGCACGTAGCTGTTAGATTTCTTTAATagcaaaaaaattaaagtttagaATTTATTAAATGGTCGCTTTTGTTCATTATTATTTTCCATATACATCtttgtataaaattttgaaacaaatgaGAAAAAGCCCTATAAAAATAATACTATTCCTACATTGTGATTTGTAAATATGTAGCATTGCACTTTTCCGGCAGGGGAAGATAGCAAGGTAAATGAAGAGGTTATTTGCCTTCACTTTTTGAATTCGGTGTGTAACACCTATGTTTTTCTAGAATAGAAAGCTAACGAATGCCTTTTCCTAGTTAAGGTTTGATTCATCAAAAGGCCGCTATCAACCTTCTTTTTGGCAAAACTGAACCAAATTTAGGAGTTTCTCTctatttatttgtatttttattggagTAGGTTTTTAGCCGATTTCATATTTAGTAATTGCCATTTAAGTATGATATTTCTTATGTGGTTGTTTTTATTGTGGTGTAAACTTTCTCCCATTGTTTAAAATTTCAATAATAGTGTGATTATTTTAAGTGATTTTTTTATCCCTTCAATTCTATAATCCTATGGATTAACAtctttaaaccctaattttggatttttacGATTAGTATCAAAGTCTAACTACAAGTTTAGTACCATGTATTTTCCTCTGTCAAAGAGATAGGGTACAAGATTTGCCTGAAAGTATTCAGTTGATCAAGGCCACGTGATTGGTGAATTCAGTTGGTAAAATTTGGATTATAGAATTCATCCAAAAGATATAAATCCTAAAAGAATCATAAACCATAAAAGAATCGTAACAAGCATGTTACTTACTACAGTTTATGAGATTGAAAGACTTGATTAGTTCATCAACCAGGGCGGTCAAGAAAACTtgatagaaaggaaagaaaaaatttttaggTATATAAATTATTGAATAAATGGCAGAGTTTTGAAACTTGATTGAAGGTGAACATCTTTTCATATTGACTCCTATAAGTACATGTACACACTGGTTAGATTTTACAAGTCAACAATATCTTAAACAATGTAATTTGAATGATTATCTTTATTGGGTTGCTGCAAACGAGAACATCATAACAAGTGATTAGCCAAATTTTAtggttttttttaatttgtaattggtttttttttttgtttcaacattagaaaatttatatttttggtAGTTGTACTTAAACAAACTTTTGCATATCTCTATGGAGTAAGCATCTAGCGCCCTAGACCAGTAAATCTAATCAAAGAACCTAATTCGCATATATTCTATCTTTAAAGCAAAATCAAGTTCTTAATATcatttaaaacttaaaaaaattgGCAAAACCATTATCCATAATCATTGTCTCAAGTCCACACTAAAAATTAAATACCCATATGACATTTTATGTAGCTATCTTAAAAGCAGAATGTGGttcatcaaaatttttcttattataTGAATTTTTGCTACATTTACCAGAGCACAAAGACAGATAAGAGATCTTGATAAGGTGCAAAATTactatttaatttatgattattttcaccttgattttagccaaatattgttttaagggaaaataccggttttcatccccaaactttAGGCACAAgacacatttcgtccctcaTCTTTTGGGCATGACACATTTGGTGTCTGaattaacaatttttgatcAAATGTCATCCTCAAACGGTAATTTAACCAACATTTAACGGACCGTTAAGTAAATGTGGCTAACCGAagcaaaatcaagtggaaaatGACGTTGTGTTCATTTCCTCTGCAAATTTCCAAGACTAAGCTCCTACTGCAAATTTCTCCGAGAGTAAACCCCCTCTtccaattataaatatataattataattatataatacatataaatattacttatactaatattttatataattataatgtatattagatattaaatttaatcattatATAACCTTATattcataataataaatataattataattatataatttattgatattatatacacatatatattataagggataatttcataaacctcccctaaattagcttatggaaaaatgggaaaatggataatttatggagaaaagtcataaagaactggtgttttattggagaactggtttatttttattttattcgataaataaatttgtttatgaaaaaatgggtactctgttcttataatagaggaaagccataaagagctgaagTTTTATTCGAAAacgagtttatttttattttattcgataaataaatttatttatgaaaaaatgggtactctgttcttataatagaggaaagccCTAAAGAGCTAGTCTTTTATGGGAAAGCGATACTTTACAGAAAGTGAccgcgatttggtttatgaaattatccgaAAAAACaatttagaatgaatttgtttatttaattaaataattattatatatatttacataatgcattatataattatactaatatattttatGAGTATaaagtatattatatattaattataatttttagtatatttatcataataaatataaatataattatataatatattattactatatacacatatatattaaaatatatgcacatataatatacatttataaatatatataaatatattattaggGTATATACCCTAATAACTATAATATATTTAGGGTAATAACTATAATAACTATAATAACTATACCCTAATAACTCTAATATATTTAGGGTAATaactataatatatttttatatatatatatttataaatatatattgtatgtgcatatatttataatatatatgtgtgtatagtaataatatattatataattatatttatatttattattataaatattctaatatatactaaaaattataattaatatataatatactttataatcatataatatattagtataattaatatttatatataatatagttataattatatattttataataatattagtataattatataatgcattatataaatatatatataataattatttaattaaataaacaaattcattctaatttttttttggataatttcataaaccaaatcgcggTCACTTTCTATAAAGTATCACTTTTCCATAAAAGACTAGCTCTTTAGggttttcctccattataagaacagagtacccattttttcataaataaatttatttatcaaataaaataaaaataaactcgtTTTCGAATAAA
Protein-coding regions in this window:
- the LOC113757689 gene encoding aspartic proteinase CDR1-like, giving the protein MARNCPVPFSSYSKLSLLVFINLILYPFTEGQTSGFSTHLIHRDSPKSPLYNPSDSNFERLHDAFHRSFARAQYFNKRISHSRSKLLSHFSSDSIQSNITSVTGDYLIKVSIGTPAVDVLAIADTGSDLTWTQCRPCIQCFKQDAPLFDPSKSTTYEQVLSCHAPLCRLDPGITVCYPGNICGYGVAYGDKSFSDGDLATDTFTFESSSGGNISIANVAFGCGHQNGGTFEETSSGIVGLSRGALSIIRQLNASIAGKFSYCLVPRNSNFSSKIHFGTNAVVSGPGVVSTTLYKKAGDTYYYLDLVGFSVGNTTIPYHFTKLDNSSPDDEGNVVLDSGTTLTFVPRQMYQPFESEIIDLTKGTRVPDPTGADLRVCYNKDNNLQIPKIVAVFLDADLILPPNNTFAEVSDGVVCLTIVPSDDTPILGNQLQINFLIGYDLVNGTVSFLPTDCTKNH